The following is a genomic window from Thermodesulforhabdaceae bacterium.
AGCTCGTTTACTACGATGGGTGCGCAATCTTCCCATATTGAAGGTACTATGGCAATATCTATAGAAGAAAGCACTTTTTGAATGTCGGTTGGACTGTATCTTCCCTTAAATTCAACATTGGTGCCGGAAGTGCTTTCTTTCAACTGTGATGTGTAAGTTTCATCTCCTCCGCCGAAAATAAACACAGTGAAGCTATCCTGGTATTTCTTTAGTATTTTTGCGGCTTCAATGATTAAATGAACTCCCTTTGTTCTTAATATGCTTCCCAGGTATCCAAAGACTATTTTGTTAGGTTTTGGATGGAATTGAGGGTTTTTAGGTTTTATACGTAAGAAATTTATGCTGATAGGATGCATTACTTTTGAATTTTTATCTGTCACATCATATTTGTTGTAGATTTTTTTAACCCTTTCACTTGGGAATATTATTGCTTGAGCCATGTTCAGTTCATTTACAAAAAACCGGCGTCTCTCGAGAAACAGGGAAGCTGGTAGTGTTTTAAGTTTAACGGTATTAAGTAATGGATAATGCCATTTATTCAACAGGCTGACCATTTTAATAGCAAGAGGGTCGAGAAATCTTCCGAAAGTTGTATTTCTGAAGTAGCCTCCATAAAATCCATAAATGTATCCAAATCTGTGATTGGTTGTAATAATTATACATGAACGACATTTTTCTCCATCTTGAAAATTGTCACAGACTTTTTGATTTATATCCATCATATCTCTTTGATTGCATAGATACCAGTAGTTGTGAACGCCAACTACAATAGGAATTCGCTTAAGTCTTGCTATAGTAAGAAGAGATCCGGTAAGAGATTCGAGTTCGTGGAAATGTATGACATCGGGTCTTTCAGTTTCAAGCACTTTTATAAATAGTTTTTCAATAGGCTCGCACTGAATATGAAAAGGTGTGGATTCGTATGAACCCACAACGTTTGGTGAGTTAACCACTTCGTATATTCTGGTGTAGGATTTTTGCCATCTTTTTATATATACCGATTTGGTCAGAGGGTTGTATCTTCCACCACAAAAATAAGCATTGTCGCATCCATGTTTATGAAGATATTCCATCAATGTTTCTACATGTATGATGGATCCACCTGCTTTTCTATATTCTATAGTCCACCAGCCTGTGTGAAGAACCTTTAACATGTTGCTATTCCTTTGTTTAATTTCCTGGCATTATTTTGTCATTTCTACCAAGTTTTCCCGTAAAGCCATGCCATATGCCTTTCAAGTAGAAATGTAGGGTATTCAATTTTCCACCCCTTGCTTTCCAAATAAGAAGAAAATAAACGATTCTTCCAATAGTGTCTAACCATTTCCCGCGTCTAGAAAGCAAGTGAACATGGTTTCTAAGTCCGTAGTACTGCTTCCAATCCGGAGCGTCTATCAAAACAATATTTTTCTTCCAAAGAAAATTAGTAATGATCTTCTTCTGAACAGGATGAAATATAATGCTTTCTCGAACATACATAACCTTGTATCCGTTTTCCCACATGCGATGAATATACTCCACATCATCGCCCCAAATGAAATAGTCCTCTCTTGGAAAACCAATAGCATAAACAATGGATTTAGGGATAAACATCCCTATAAGTGGAGCAAAAGGTGCTTCCAGAACACAGTTGGTAGGAATATCAGAAAGAAATACAAAAGTCTTAATTTTGTTTTTGATCCTGATTCCCACTCCCCAGGACAACTCCTGTTTATTTTTATCTGTTGGCAAGGAAACAAGGCATAATCGGAGGGCTGCTCTTTTTATAAGTTCAGACAAAGCGTTTTTAGTTGGTTCAGCGTCGTCATCCATTAGCCAGAAATAGTCCACATCCATTTCCATCCCTTTTTTTAACCCCGCAGCAAATCCACCAGCGCCTCCCATGTTTTCCTCAAGCCTGACATAAATAATTTTTCCCTGTTCTATTTCCTGAGAAAATAGAGATTCAATATGTTCTTTCGTTCCGTCAGTGGATGCATTATCAACCACAATAATGTTCTTTGGAGATACTGTGCCGCTTAATATGGATTTTATACATTTCGTAAGAAGTTCTTTTCGGTTATATGTGGGAACTACCGCACAGACTCGATAGTCTATCAATTTTGCCGTCTCCTTGCTTATTTAATTTCCTGGCATTATTTTATCATTCCTTCCAAGTTTTCCCGTAAGTCCGTGCCAAAGTCCTTTCAAATAGAAATGAAGGGTGTTCAATTTTGCTCCTCGTTCTTTCCAGACTAGAAAAAAACGAACAATGGTTCCGATTGTGTTTATCCATTCCTTACGTCTTGAGACACAATGAATCCAGTTCCTAAGTCCATAATACTGTTTCCAATCAGGAGCATCTACTAAAACAATGTTTTTCCTCCACAGAAAATCAACGACAATCTTTTTTGGAATAGGATGGAACATAGTGCTCTCGCGGACATATATAGCCTTAAATCCATTTTCTCATATGCGATAAAAATATTCTATATCATCACACCAAATAAAATAGTCTGTTCTTGGGAAGCCGATCGTTTTAACAACTTTTTTAGGAATTAAAATTCCTATAAATGGTGCGGCGGGGGCTTCCAGGA
Proteins encoded in this region:
- a CDS encoding glycosyltransferase, with protein sequence MLKVLHTGWWTIEYRKAGGSIIHVETLMEYLHKHGCDNAYFCGGRYNPLTKSVYIKRWQKSYTRIYEVVNSPNVVGSYESTPFHIQCEPIEKLFIKVLETERPDVIHFHELESLTGSLLTIARLKRIPIVVGVHNYWYLCNQRDMMDINQKVCDNFQDGEKCRSCIIITTNHRFGYIYGFYGGYFRNTTFGRFLDPLAIKMVSLLNKWHYPLLNTVKLKTLPASLFLERRRFFVNELNMAQAIIFPSERVKKIYNKYDVTDKNSKVMHPISINFLRIKPKNPQFHPKPNKIVFGYLGSILRTKGVHLIIEAAKILKKYQDSFTVFIFGGGDETYTSQLKESTSGTNVEFKGRYSPTDIQKVLSSIDIAIVPSIWEDCAPIVVNELRLSKTPIIASRIGGIAEAVEHGVNGFLFEPGNVEELARYMKYFIENPQEIPRFMEATNWSFDMDKYAEETIEIYKVVTTNLRG
- a CDS encoding glycosyltransferase, whose amino-acid sequence is MIDYRVCAVVPTYNRKELLTKCIKSILSGTVSPKNIIVVDNASTDGTKEHIESLFSQEIEQGKIIYVRLEENMGGAGGFAAGLKKGMEMDVDYFWLMDDDAEPTKNALSELIKRAALRLCLVSLPTDKNKQELSWGVGIRIKNKIKTFVFLSDIPTNCVLEAPFAPLIGMFIPKSIVYAIGFPREDYFIWGDDVEYIHRMWENGYKVMYVRESIIFHPVQKKIITNFLWKKNIVLIDAPDWKQYYGLRNHVHLLSRRGKWLDTIGRIVYFLLIWKARGGKLNTLHFYLKGIWHGFTGKLGRNDKIMPGN